In the genome of Moorena sp. SIOASIH, the window TGCCTAGTTGCTGGTGGGACCGGACCGATGGATGAGTACTTGATTGCTGGTTTAGATGAAATCAACCGTACCTTCGAGCTGTCTCCGAGCTGGTACATCGAAGCCCTCAAGTACATCAAGGCTAACCATGGTTTAAGTGGTCAGCCTGCTACTGAGGCAAATAACTACATTGACTACGCTATTAACGCCCTGAGCTAATTGCTCTTTTGGCCTGGAAAGGTCAGCAGGTGTTAGCAAAAACTAGCATCTGCTGACCTTTCCGGGCATTGTTTTGTCTATTTACTTTGTCTATAGCAAAGGGAGCAGGGAGCAGGGAGTAGGGAGTAGGGAGTAGGGAATATGGCATCAAAAATGCTCACAATTGATTTAGGTACCCTATATCTACCAAGTAATCAGATCAAGGATGAAGGATAAAGTAAGAAATTGGTAGGTTTTTTGAGGAGACAGGAGACAAAAGCTAAGTAAAATGAAAATTAACAAGTTTAAATTAGCAAGTTTAAATTAACAAGTTTAAATTAGCAAGTTAAAATGTTGCAGCCTAGTCTTGAGAATTATGTTGAGACTGATAACTCTGAGTCATTAACTGTAGAGCAAGCGATCGCCAATCTACAAGGCAACGATCAAGGGCTTCGCTATTATGCAGCATGGTGGCTAGGAAAGTTCCGAGTCCGGGAACCACTGGCAATTGATGCCCTAATCGCTGCGCTACAGGATCAGGAGAACCAGACAGAATTAGGAGGATATCCTCTGCGCCGGAATGCTGCCAGAGCCCTGGGCAAACTAGGAGACCATCGAGCTGTGCCTGCGTTGATTGATTGTTTAGACTGCCCGGATTTTTATGTTAGGGAAGCAGCGGTACAATCTTTAGCGATGTTAGAAGATCGTACCTGTATTCCCAAGCTGATCAAACTCCTAGACGGAGGTTTAGAAGCAGCCGAGCCTATACCCGGAAGTCCCCACCTCGCCCAACCCTACAATGCTGTCATCGAAGCCTTGGGGGATCTTGGTGTAACAGAAGCGATTGAACTGATTGAACTATTCCTAGAGCATCCCAACGAGTTGGAACAGTATGCCGCCGCACGGGCAATGTACCAGCTAACTCAAAACCCTACTTATGTTGAACGTTTAATCAAAGCTTTGAGAGCTGATC includes:
- a CDS encoding HEAT repeat domain-containing protein, producing MLQPSLENYVETDNSESLTVEQAIANLQGNDQGLRYYAAWWLGKFRVREPLAIDALIAALQDQENQTELGGYPLRRNAARALGKLGDHRAVPALIDCLDCPDFYVREAAVQSLAMLEDRTCIPKLIKLLDGGLEAAEPIPGSPHLAQPYNAVIEALGDLGVTEAIELIELFLEHPNELEQYAAARAMYQLTQNPTYVERLIKALRADQVQLRRAALSDLGAIGYLPAADAIAKTWAENSLRLIALKGILEHYLETHPTDGCHLSETTIRIMNLMDGLL